Proteins from one Triticum aestivum cultivar Chinese Spring chromosome 7A, IWGSC CS RefSeq v2.1, whole genome shotgun sequence genomic window:
- the LOC123149927 gene encoding chaperone protein dnaJ 16, protein MAGSRFGSFKSDKGDSAAAAAAPPQRKDPYEVLGVARTATDQEIKSAFRRMALKYHPDKNADDPVASDKFQEVTFSYSILSDPHKRRQYDTSGFEAIETDSQELELDLSSLNTVNTMFAAIFSKLGVPIKTTVSATVLEEALNGSIVVSQLQLGNSVRKKVEKQTAHFYSIDITEQEAKKGLVCRVHSTEKSKFKLLYFELEENGGLSLALQEDSVKSSKVSSAGMYFLGFPVYRFEQNNSAPAAKDPDSAFFKRLDSFQPCDINELKPGTHFFAVYGDNFFKSATYTIEIVCAESFPTEKEKLQSVEAKILTKRAELSKFETEYREVLAKFTEMTSKYTQEMQMIDELLNERNVIHASYTNNPPLKRTSSRNKSKSSPSFKYDEEKNQRKEKKVKDQHMEACGSEDDDSSDKKTKERFPRKRWLNIPFKVDRRKPC, encoded by the exons ATGGCGGGGTCGAGGTTCGGGTCGTTCAAGTCGGACAAGGGGGActcggccgcggcggccgcggCGCCGCCCCAGAGGAAGGACCCGTATGAGGTGCTCGGGGTGGCCCGCACCGCCACCGACCAGGAGATCAAGAGCGCCTTCCGCCGCATGGCGCTCAA GTACCATCCGGATAAGAATGCTGATGACCCTGTCGCATCAGACAAGTTCCAGGAAGTCACCTTTTCTTACAGCATTCTCTCGGATCCCCATAAAAGGCGGCAGTACGACACGTCAGGATTCGAG GCCATCGAAACTGATAGCCAGGAATTGGAGCTGGACCTATCCAGTCTCAATACCGTAAACACCATGTTTGCAGCTATTTTCAG CAAGCTTGGTGTACCAATTAAGACAACTGTTTCAGCAACCGTTTTGGAGGAAGCATTAAATGGGTCTATTGTGGTTTCCCAGCTCCAGCTAGGAAACTCTGTGCGCAAGAAG GTGGAAAAGCAAACAGCTCATTTTTATTCTATAGACATCACAGAACAAGAAGCTAagaaggggctagtttgccgtgtGCATTCAACTGAAAAAAGCAAATTTAAG CTGCTTTATTTTGAGCTCGAAGAAAATGGTGGGTTGAGCCTTGCACTGCAG GAAGATAGCGTAAAATCCAGCAAAGTTTCTTCTGCAGGAATGTACTTTCTTGGGTTCCCCGTGTATCGTTTTGAGCAAAATAACTCA GCACCAGCTGCGAAGGATCCTGATAGTGCATTCTTTAAAAGGTTGGATAGTTTCCAACCATGTGACATTAATGAACTGAAACCAGGAACCCACTTTTTTGCCGTCTATG GTGACAATTTCTTCAAAAGTGCAACATATACTATAGAGATTGTCTGCGCTGAATCTTTCCCTACTGAAAAGGAGAAGCTACAGAGTGTGGAGGCAAAGATACTTACAAAAAGAGCTGAGCTGTCTAAATTCGAGACAGAGTACCGTGAA GTCTTGGCAAAGTTCACTGAAATGACTAGCAAATACACACAAGAAATGCAAATG ATTGATGAGCTTCTTAATGAAAGGAATGTAATCCATGCATCCTATACCAACAATCCACCTCTAAAACGGACTTCGAGCAGGAATAAATCTAAATCATCACCTTCTTTCAAATATGATGAAGAAAAAAAccagaggaaagaaaagaaagtgaaggatcagcacatggaagcCTGCGGAAGCGAAGATGACGACTCGAGTGATAAGAAAACCAAAGAGCGGTTCCCAAGGAAGAGATGGCTAAACATTCCTTTCAAAGTTGACAGGAGAAAGCCATGCTGA